From a region of the Coprococcus comes ATCC 27758 genome:
- a CDS encoding sortase B protein-sorting domain-containing protein, protein MKKKILCLAMTVIMAAGVHTTAFAKDSQGADRWQVNFTGGKMDSNFKSSDVTDELANIQPGDSIELKVQLKNSDSTDTDWYMTNEVIQTLEDAQSSAEGGAYEYKLTYVGSDNAEKVLYDSSTVGGEGASKAGEGLKQIDNSTQEYFYLGRLASNNTGTVHLTVGVEGETQGNGYQLTLAKLRMNFAVEKVSAGKTITKNKIVKTTNTVKTGDTARILLFCVLALISGLILLAYGIYTLNKNTKRRRQKGE, encoded by the coding sequence ATGAAAAAGAAAATTTTGTGCCTCGCCATGACAGTGATAATGGCAGCAGGGGTACACACAACTGCATTTGCAAAGGATTCTCAGGGAGCCGACAGATGGCAGGTTAATTTCACCGGCGGCAAGATGGACAGTAATTTTAAAAGCTCCGATGTTACTGACGAGCTGGCAAATATCCAGCCGGGTGACAGCATCGAACTCAAGGTTCAGCTTAAGAACTCCGACAGTACGGATACCGACTGGTACATGACCAATGAAGTGATCCAGACGCTGGAGGATGCACAGTCTTCCGCAGAAGGTGGTGCTTACGAATACAAGCTGACCTATGTTGGAAGTGACAATGCCGAAAAGGTACTCTACGACAGCTCAACTGTCGGAGGGGAAGGCGCTTCCAAAGCAGGAGAAGGTCTGAAGCAGATTGATAACTCAACCCAGGAATATTTCTACCTCGGAAGACTTGCTTCCAATAATACCGGAACGGTACACCTTACCGTCGGTGTTGAAGGTGAGACACAGGGCAACGGTTATCAGCTCACACTCGCAAAGCTCCGCATGAACTTTGCAGTAGAAAAGGTTTCAGCCGGCAAAACCATCACCAAGAATAAGATTGTTAAGACAACCAACACCGTTAAGACCGGTGATACCGCAAGAATTCTTCTCTTCTGTGTGCTTGCACTCATCAGTGGACTGATCCTTCTTGCATATGGTATCTACACACTCAATAAGAACACAAAAAGACGCAGACAGAAAGGAGAGTAA
- a CDS encoding EGFR-like transmembrane domain-containing protein, producing the protein MKKWKRLLVSLLTVSMTLGASTMSVMADDTTPYTYKVTLSAGNKGTINGQNKIEQANIAPDSTVTFNLNDIQVTDDKYYVKGIRLSGRDNASSELLNTPGFIVKGDADYVVAYGIKGNMVAYTVNYQDASGKSLAESQTFYGNVGDKPVVAYRYVENYIPDALALTKTLSNNESENVFTFTYKPGATDRVVTTTTTITTTVPGTATPGTGTGNVGTAGGTTGGTTGGTAGTTGGTTTGTTSGTTTGTTGGTTDGTTTGTTDGTTTDNNSQDTTAKDKDTATSEDEQTPKSLVDLDDEDTPKGNIDAKDKTSKTPIAAGIGIIVVAVAALVGLIVFLKKRAK; encoded by the coding sequence ATGAAAAAATGGAAAAGATTACTGGTTTCTCTTCTGACTGTATCCATGACACTCGGTGCATCCACAATGAGCGTTATGGCAGATGATACTACACCGTATACCTACAAGGTAACATTATCCGCAGGTAACAAAGGAACAATTAACGGACAGAACAAGATCGAGCAGGCAAACATTGCTCCCGATTCTACCGTTACTTTCAATCTGAATGACATCCAGGTAACAGACGACAAGTATTATGTCAAAGGAATCCGTCTCAGCGGACGTGACAATGCAAGTTCAGAACTACTTAATACTCCTGGCTTTATCGTCAAAGGTGATGCCGACTATGTAGTCGCTTATGGAATCAAAGGCAATATGGTTGCCTATACCGTAAATTATCAGGATGCATCCGGTAAATCACTGGCAGAGAGCCAGACCTTCTACGGAAACGTCGGCGACAAGCCGGTCGTTGCTTACCGTTACGTTGAAAATTATATTCCAGATGCTCTTGCACTTACCAAGACTTTGAGTAATAATGAATCTGAGAATGTATTTACGTTTACCTACAAACCGGGTGCTACAGACCGTGTTGTTACAACAACAACCACCATCACAACGACTGTTCCTGGTACAGCAACTCCTGGCACAGGTACCGGTAATGTCGGTACAGCAGGTGGCACGACAGGCGGCACAACCGGTGGAACTGCCGGAACTACCGGTGGAACTACAACCGGAACTACCAGTGGCACTACAACCGGAACTACCGGTGGCACAACAGACGGAACCACAACCGGTACAACCGATGGTACAACGACAGATAACAATTCTCAGGATACGACAGCTAAAGATAAAGATACTGCAACATCTGAGGATGAACAGACACCAAAATCTCTGGTAGATCTGGATGATGAAGACACTCCAAAAGGAAATATCGATGCGAAAGACAAGACGAGCAAGACTCCGATCGCAGCAGGAATCGGCATTATCGTTGTTGCGGTAGCAGCTCTCGTAGGACTGATCGTATT